A part of Rhopalosiphum maidis isolate BTI-1 chromosome 3, ASM367621v3, whole genome shotgun sequence genomic DNA contains:
- the LOC113559755 gene encoding uncharacterized protein LOC113559755, whose translation MLPIRRSNLGRRTRNATNQANYRSNRTAQERDDGNERERIRISQTREARARHSTNNRASLNRAAFSYDVSIDYSNYQCVVIGSMNSVCSHCKALKYKNEANGLCCANGKVKLIPLDPPPEPLYSLVSGIGTDSIHFLTHIQQYNNCFQMTSFGATNVVRENFMPTFKIQGQIYHRAGSLLPVSDSDNKFLQIYFMGNSPQEIDLRCAHNNLVKRSIVEQLQTLFHQHNQLIILFKTALDLMPSDNHKIVIRADKTPAGQHTRRFNAPTIDEVAIVVVGENLESRDIVLHRRNDQLQREDGYDFSIKMINPITGSETNKKVSSMNYYSYRLMIRENEDNHILKCRRLYHKYAVEMYVKIETERLTFIRLNQTKLRSEEYIHLRDAINTDGNAQNVGRMTILPATYIGSPRHMHEYAQDAMSYVRHYGTADLFITFTCNPQWIEIKQELFSGQSPIDRHDITARVFRQKLKSLMDFIVKHNVFGETRCWMYSVEWQKRGLPHAHILIWLVEKIRLNEVDAVISAEIPNVQVDPGLHEVVIKNMIHGPCGTLNQNSPCMMDGKCSKRYPRTLISETITGNDGYPLYRRRSTADNGKSTIVKLNQQDIEIDNRWIVPYSPILSKTFKAHINVEFLFD comes from the exons atgctTCCTATAAGACGAAGCAATTTAGGTAGAAGAACCAGAAATGCTACAAACCAAGCTAATTACCGATCTAATCGTACTGCACAAGAACGTGACGACGGAAATGAACGTGAAAGAATTCGGATATCACAAACGCGTGAAGCGCGAGCGCGACATTCAACTAATAATCGCGCAAGTTTGAATCGAGCTGCTTTCAGTTACGATGTGTCAATTGACTACAGTAACTACCAATGTGTTGTTATTGGTTCTATGAACTCGGTTTGCTCACACTGTAAggcattaaaatacaaaaacgaaGCCAATGGATTGTGTTGCGCAAATGGTAAAGTGAAATTGATACCATTGGATCCACCACCAGAACCATTGTACTCATTGGTTTCAGGAATAGGAACAGATTCTATACACTTTTTGACACATATCcaacaatataacaattgCTTTCAAATGACTTCATTTGGGGCAACAAATGTAGTTCGGGAAAATTTTATGCCAACTTTCAAG ataCAAGGGCAAATATATCACAGAGCAGGTTCACTGTTACCAGTGTCAGATAGCGACAACAAATTCctgcaaatttattttatgggcAATTCACCACAAGAAATTGATCTGCGTTGTGCACATAACAATTTAGTAAAGAGGTCTATTGTAGAACAATTACAAACTTTATTTCATCAACACAATCAAttgattatattgtttaaaactgCCCTGGATCTGATGCCATCCGATAATCACAAAATTGTAATCAGAGCTGATAAAACACCTGCAGGTCAACATACAAGACGTTTTAATGCACCAACTATTGATGAAGTTGCTATCGTTGTAGTTGGAGAAAACTTGGAATCCCGTGATATTGTTTTACATCGTCGGAATGATCAATTACAAC GTGAAGATGGCTACGATTtctcaataaaaatgataaatcccATTACag GTTCTGAAACCAACAAAAAAGTCAGTTCAATGAACTATTATTCATACCGCCTAATGATTCGGGAAAATGAAGATAATCACATATTGAAATGTCGGCGATTATATCACAAATATGCTGTTGAGATgtatgttaaaattgaaacgGAGAGATTAACATTCATCAGGTTGAATCAAACCAAACTCCGATCTGAAGAGTATATTCACCTTCGAGATGCGATTAATACTGATGGAAATGCACAGAATGTCGGTCGGATGACTATTCTTCCAGCAACATACATCGGAAGCCCTCGGCATATGCACGAATATGCTCAAGATGCCATGTCGTATGTTCGTCATTATGGTACAGCAGATTTGTTCATCACATTTACATGCAATCCGCAATGGATAGAAATCAAGCAGGAGTTATTCTCTGGGCAATCACCCATTGATCGTCATGATATTACAGCCAGAGTCTTTAGACAAAAGTTGAAATCTTTAATGGATTTCATCGTAAAACATAATGTGTTTGGTGAGACACGCTGCTGGATGTATTCTGTGGAGTGGCAGAAACGAGGATTGCCACATGCACACATTTTGATTTGGTTGGTTGAAAAGATAAGGCTAAATGAAGTTGATGCAGTGATATCAGCTGAAATCCCTAATGTACAAGTAGATCCTGGATTGCATGAGGTAGTTATCAAAAACATGATACATGGTCCCTGTGGAACTCTTAATCAAAATTCACCGTGTATGATGGATGGTAAATGTTCAAAACGATATCCACGCACATTAATATCGGAAACAATTACTGGTAATGACGGTTATCCATTGTATCGTCGCAGATCGACAGCAGACAATGGAAAATCAACAATTGTCAAATTAAATCAACAAGATATTGAAATAGATAATCGTTGGATTGTTCCATATTCACCCATTTTATCAAAGACATTCAAAGCACACATCAACGTTGAATTTTTGTTTGACTGA